Below is a window of Allomuricauda ruestringensis DSM 13258 DNA.
ATGCACTTTCACATTTAAAAACGGCAACAAAAGCCAGTGTTTTACCAAAGTCCAAAGTGGCATTGCACCAGGCTTTGGAGAGCACTATAATAGGTATTAATGTGTTACAGGAATTCGGGCAACAGACTTCCAGTGATTACGGAAGTAATGTGCTGGTACTGAACACCAAGGAGGTTCTGGGTTTTCAGAGCGGGATGATGTTGACACATGGTTCTGCTGTAAAAAAACAGGTGCACAGCTGTTTATTGAGGTTTGAATCCTCCTTGGATAAAGTGGTTTCTGATGTGGACTGTGAAGAAGCTCACAGATTCATTACCAATATTTATGAAGAATCTCGTTTGACCTTGTTGAACACCAACCTATCGCAACATAAAAAGGAATATCACCAACGGGTCAAAACCTTGGCCAAAGATGCTCTGGAAAAATTAGGTGATTGCAATTAGGCTTATTTACTGGCGAATAGTTTCACATCCTCTTCGGATACTTCCTTACCCCCTAGAATGATAAGACGTTCCACTACATTGCGAAGTTCTCGTACATTCCCCGTCCAATCATAACTTTTAAGCAGCTCTATGGCCTTTTCGGAGAAGCTTTTTTGTCCTGTTCCTTGTTCGGATGCTATTTTTTTTGCAAAATGTTCTATCAACAAAGGTATATCGTCACGCCTATCGTTGAGTGCCGGAACCTTGATCAAGATCACGGCCAAACGATGGTAAAGATCTTCCCGGAATTTGCCTGCTTCAATTTCCTTTTTTAAATCCTTGTTGGTAGCTGCGAGTACCCGAACATCTACTTTAATGTCCTTATCGGAACCTACGCGACTGATTTTGTTCTCTTGCAGGGCTCGAAGCACTTTGGCTTGGGCAGAAAGGCTCATATCGCCTATCTCATCTAAAAATATGGTTCCCTTGTTGGCTGCTTCGAACTTACCTGCCCTGTCCTTAACAGCAGATGTAAATGCACCCTTGACGTGTCCAAACAACTCACTTTCAATCAACTCAGAAGGAATCGCTGCACAATTCACCTCAACAAACGGGGACGATGAACGGGGACTTTTTTGGTGTACCCAATGGGCCACTAATTCTTTACCGGTACCGTTGGAACCCGTAATCAGAACCCGGGCATCGGTAGGCGCTACTTTTTCGATCATGTCCTTTATGGCATCTATTTCTTTGCTCTCGCCTACCATTTCATAGTTCTTGGAAATCTTTTTCTTGAGCACCTTGTTCTCCACGGCAAGTTCCTTCCGGTCCAAGGCATTGCGAACTGTGGTAAGCAATCGGTTTAAATCCGGTGGTTTGGAGATGTAATCGTATGCTCCCAACCGCATGGTATTTACTGCTGTGTCGAGGTCTCCATGACCGGAAATCATAATAAATGGAATTTCTGGTTTTATTTTCTTGGCAGCTTCCAAAACTTCTACCCCATCCATCTTTGGCATTTTGATATCGCAGAGCACTAGGTCAAAATCTTCCTTTTTGATGGCTTCAATTCCTGCTAGACCATCCTCGGCTTCCACTACATTATAACCATCGTTTTCCTCGGCCAATATTTTTACCAATACCCTTCTAATTGCCGATTCGTCCTCTATTATCAAAATTTTTGACATATACTGCTATTTAAAATATTCCTATTTTGAAACCTGTTCTAATATAAAAATTTGCGTCGTTATTGAACAAATACACCTCGCCACGATCTTTATTTCTTAATTTGCCCTCTTGGTACACACTGCTTCCCACAATGGCAAAAAAGGACATACTCTTGGAGATGCTGTATTGATACCCCAAACTACCTACCAAAGTGTTGAACGAAATCCGGGAAGCTGCCAACCCATTATCCAAAACAATATCGTTTTGAAGATTTAAAAAGTAACCATCCAAGAACAGTGCCAACTCCAAACTGTGTTTTTTATCAAAATGATATTTCAGGTTGGATTTTGGCACTCCTGCTATAAACGACCAATCCGGGTGGAACTTTTTATAGTAATGAATCAGGGGCAACGGAACTGGAATCCCGGTAGTGCTGTTGTAGGTCAGCCCCAAAACCACCCGAAAAGGCTTATCTGCTTTTGGTTTTTCTTTCCAAAAAGCCACCGAGCCATTCATAAAAAAATCATCCTGTAACACTCCATTCAATAAATTGGACGCCAATCTAGGAGTCAATATGGCCACAAAATTCCAATCCTCGTTCCATTTTTTGATCAATCCCAAATTAAAATCGATAACATGGAAGCGGATCATCTCTTTTTTATCAAATGGGAGGTCTGCTGAATATCCCATATCAAAACGATTATATTCGGCACCCGTAACCAGATAATCCTTATTGTCGTTCAGTTGTATGGGAAAATTGAGCAACGCCTTGTAACGCTGTGTCTTGACACCGCTATCGTTCTCAGGAATATTAAGGTATTCCAGCCTAAAAATATCTGTGCTCTGTGCCCATAAACTATGGCTACAAAGTATTACAATGAAAGTGAACCACTTCCAAATTGCAATATGGTGAGTTGAGGTTTTTATATGTATCTATTGTTTTGGCTGAATAATATGTATATCGCGTTGCGGGAACGGGATGCTAACGTTGTTCTCCTTGAACTTGGCATTGATTTTATAACGCATTTCACTTTTTATCCGTGGATCTCGGAAAGTATCGTTGGTAAAAAAGTATATGGAGAAGATCAATGCCGAATCTCCAAAATCCTCGAACAGTACAAATGGTTTTGGATTTTTGAGCACTTGTTTTTGGGTATTGGCCACTTCTTCCAAAATAGTGGTCACCAAATCCACATCGCTCCCATAGGCAACACCTACGCTTACTTTTTCCCTTGTGGTTCTATGGTTTTGGGTATAATTGTAAACAATGTCACTTATAAATTTATGATTGGGCAGTATCAATACCTTATCATCTCGGGTAATGGCCCTTGTGGTACGGAGTTTAATTTCGAACACCTTGCCTACCTTACCATCAACCTCCACAACGTCTCCAACCTGCAGGGATTTATCTATAATAATGAAAATGCCTCCAAGAACATCTTTGAACAATTCCTGTAGTGCAAGACCCA
It encodes the following:
- a CDS encoding DUF6268 family outer membrane beta-barrel protein; its protein translation is MHIKTSTHHIAIWKWFTFIVILCSHSLWAQSTDIFRLEYLNIPENDSGVKTQRYKALLNFPIQLNDNKDYLVTGAEYNRFDMGYSADLPFDKKEMIRFHVIDFNLGLIKKWNEDWNFVAILTPRLASNLLNGVLQDDFFMNGSVAFWKEKPKADKPFRVVLGLTYNSTTGIPVPLPLIHYYKKFHPDWSFIAGVPKSNLKYHFDKKHSLELALFLDGYFLNLQNDIVLDNGLAASRISFNTLVGSLGYQYSISKSMSFFAIVGSSVYQEGKLRNKDRGEVYLFNNDANFYIRTGFKIGIF
- a CDS encoding mechanosensitive ion channel family protein, producing the protein MQEGAEEIKEIITKDVWGTIKDFLNLGFHIGEGEKAINLTIGLLLLLTVTLVATKFILKWFRNIFTRKMEQEDKQKFSSIFKFINYVIYLVAILVTLSAAGVDITLVITASAALFVGLGLALQELFKDVLGGIFIIIDKSLQVGDVVEVDGKVGKVFEIKLRTTRAITRDDKVLILPNHKFISDIVYNYTQNHRTTREKVSVGVAYGSDVDLVTTILEEVANTQKQVLKNPKPFVLFEDFGDSALIFSIYFFTNDTFRDPRIKSEMRYKINAKFKENNVSIPFPQRDIHIIQPKQ
- a CDS encoding sigma-54-dependent transcriptional regulator codes for the protein MSKILIIEDESAIRRVLVKILAEENDGYNVVEAEDGLAGIEAIKKEDFDLVLCDIKMPKMDGVEVLEAAKKIKPEIPFIMISGHGDLDTAVNTMRLGAYDYISKPPDLNRLLTTVRNALDRKELAVENKVLKKKISKNYEMVGESKEIDAIKDMIEKVAPTDARVLITGSNGTGKELVAHWVHQKSPRSSSPFVEVNCAAIPSELIESELFGHVKGAFTSAVKDRAGKFEAANKGTIFLDEIGDMSLSAQAKVLRALQENKISRVGSDKDIKVDVRVLAATNKDLKKEIEAGKFREDLYHRLAVILIKVPALNDRRDDIPLLIEHFAKKIASEQGTGQKSFSEKAIELLKSYDWTGNVRELRNVVERLIILGGKEVSEEDVKLFASK